From the genome of Etheostoma spectabile isolate EspeVRDwgs_2016 chromosome 10, UIUC_Espe_1.0, whole genome shotgun sequence, one region includes:
- the lingo2 gene encoding leucine-rich repeat and immunoglobulin-like domain-containing nogo receptor-interacting protein 2, with the protein MVDCMSKVMLHTVISCWPPFLGLALVAVFVGSTLGCPSRCECSAQTKAVVCHRKRMPSIPDGIPTETRILDLSKNKLTMINPDDFLAFPGLEELDLSGNIISYVEPGAFNALFTMHSLSLKSNRIKLIPLGVFTGLTNLTRLDISDNKIVILLDYMFQDLHNLKFLEVGDNDLVYISHRAFSGLLSLEMLTLERCNLTVVPTEALSHLHNLVSLHLRYLSISTLHPYSFKKLFRLRLLEIDNWPSLDHVPPNTLHGLNLTALFITNTNLSSFPYQALKHLPYVTHLNLSFNRIRHIEGGMLMELVRLRELHLVGAQLTTIEPYAFQGLRGLKVLNVSHNRLDTLEKGVFQSPEALEVLLIDNNPLVCDCRLMWILQRRHSIFFGDSQPECSTPEGIRGRPFKEFEETLLSYYVTCTKPKIHENKTQTITVDEGQQAVLRCSAEGTPRPIVSWLSPRRRVLTSRSHGRVTLHNNGTLEIKSAAVQDSGVYLCLASNSAGNDTLMTSLAVKSLGSLYANRTQYYTDPSNTTVNGTAGVTLGLDLKTILVSTAMGCFTFLGVVLFCFLLLFVWSRGKGKHKNNIDVEYVPRSKSNGTNVDSAEGQAGPRRFNMKMM; encoded by the coding sequence TGTTCAGCGCAGACCAAGGCGGTCGTCTGTCACCGCAAGCGCATGCCCAGCATCCCGGATGGCATCCCGACCGAGACAAGGATCCTGGATCTGAGTAAGAACAAGCTGACAATGATCAACCCTGATGACTTTTTGGCCTTTCCTGGGCTTGAGGAACTCGACCTAAGTGGAAATATTATTAGTTATGTTGAGCCTGGAGCTTTTAACGCCCTTTTTACCATGCACTCACTTAGTCTCAAGAGCAATCGTATCAAGCTCATTCCTCTGGGTGTCTTCACAGGCTTAACAAATCTTACCCGACTGGATATAAGTGACAACAAAATCGTCATTCTACTGGATTACATGTTCCAGGACTTGCACAATCTAAAGTTTTTGGAAGTGGGTGACAATGATCTGGTTTACATTTCTCATCGTGCATTCAGTGGACTTTTAAGCCTGGAGATGCTAACCTTAGAAAGGTGCAACCTTACAGTTGTACCCACTGAGGCCCTTTCCCACTTGCATAACCTGGTCAGCCTCCATCTAAGATACCTCAGCATCAGCACTTTGCATCCGTACTCATTCAAAAAGCTGTTCCGGCTGCGGCTTTTAGAAATTGATAATTGGCCTTCATTAGACCATGTGCCACCCAATACCCTGCATGGCCTCAACCTGACCGCTTTATTCATAACAAACACCAACTTGTCCTCCTTCCCTTACCAAGCCCTGAAGCATCTGCCCTATGTGACACACCTGAACCTTTCTTTCAACCGCATTAGGCACATTGAAGGGGGGATGCTGATGGAACTGGTTCGGCTTCGAGAGCTCCATTTGGTTGGAGCTCAGCTCACCACCATTGAACCGTATGCCTTTCAGGGCTTGCGGGGACTCAAAGTCCTCAATGTCTCTCATAACCGACTGGATACACTGGAGAAAGGTGTTTTTCAGTCTCCCGAGGCTCTAGAAGTTCTTTTGATTGACAACAACCCCTTGGTGTGCGACTGTCGTCTCATGTGGATCCTACAGAGAAGGCACTCCATCTTCTTTGGAGATTCGCAGCCGGAGTGCAGCACACCTGAAGGTATTCGTGGCAGGCCTTTTAAGGAGTTTGAAGAGACTCTCCTCTCTTATTACGTAACATGTACCAAGCCAAAAATCCATGAGAATAAAACCCAAACAATCACTGTGGATGAGGGCCAGCAGGCAGTGTTGCGCTGCAGTGCTGAGGGGACACCAAGGCCCATTGTGTCCTGGTTGTCCCCACGTCGACGAGTTCTGACAAGCAGGAGCCATGGTAGAGTTACCCTCCACAACAATGGCACACTTGAGATCAAGTCAGCAGCGGTGCAAGACAGCGGAGTGTACCTTTGCCTTGCCTCCAACAGTGCTGGGAATGACACCCTGATGACTTCATTGGCAGTGAAAAGTCTAGGATCGCTGTACGCTAACAGGACCCAGTACTACACAGATCCCAGCAATACCACTGTTAACGGGACGGCCGGTGTGACCCTTGGTTTAGACCTAAAGACTATTTTAGTGTCAACGGCTATGGGTTGTTTCACATTCCTGGGGgtggtcttgttttgtttcctgcTCCTTTTCGTTTGGAGCAGAGGtaaaggaaaacataaaaacaacatagaTGTTGAATATGTGCCTCGGTCAAAGTCCAACGGCACTAATGTTGACTCGGCAGAGGGACAAGCAGGTCCTCGTCgttttaacatgaaaatgatGTGA